From Silurus meridionalis isolate SWU-2019-XX chromosome 14, ASM1480568v1, whole genome shotgun sequence, a single genomic window includes:
- the arhgap44a gene encoding rho GTPase-activating protein 44 isoform X6 → MKKQFNRMRQLANQTVGRAEKTEVLSEDLLQVEKRLDLVKQVSHSTHKKLTACLQGQQGADVEKRSVKSPSKKLPLTTLAQCMVEGAAVLGDDSLLGKMLKLCGETEEKLAQELIVFELQMERDVVEPLYVLAEVDIPNIQKQRKHLAKLVLDMDSARTRWQQSCKSSSHPSNLTPGGAKADALREEMEETANRMEICRDQLSADMYNFVAKEIDYANTFQTLIEIQAEYHKKSLEILQSVLPQIKAHQEAWIEKPSYGKPLEEHLTLSGREIAFPIEACVTMLLECGMQEEGLFRVAPSASKLKKLKASLDCGVLDVQEYSADPHAIAGALKSYLRELPEPIMTSQLYDEWIQASNIQDMDKRLQTLLAACEKLPIANLNNFRYLIKFLYKLTEFQDANKMTPGNIAIVLGPNLLWTHSEANMTEMMTTVSLQIVGIIEPIIQHADWFFPGDIEFNLTGSYGSPIHTNHNSNYSSMPSPDMDQSDRKQSHDQGRRPLSVATDNMMLEFYKKDGIRKIQSMGVRVMDTSWVKGKGASTLVRKASSTPPSAQPPGSPADTLITEQPGELNTSPIPTPPPVDRASSNEVSPHRPDPSHAHAPHGEERPPPPYPSSSTTSHAPHHFYPKPPPCARPVAPGPESQPPDSPPSQLRWSGYGPPQPQAPTSSSSSSSSSSSLDINSNPKPSCLHFPKHGPACELPDVNTSPLYVKTPLILTRNEVALGNPPSLPTSGPPPWAACPCARERGPPRLSSTMKSKELSPVIGHKAMQAAGQPAPPVGQQSNSQSPHSAEHSPHTLHRASKKLAPVPPKVPYGQSGAMSDQSTDLFSLEIPSINVNLDSLLDEFRVGVPCRSSLAVADSPEGERMIEEESQSTTL, encoded by the exons GGCAGAAAAAACTGAAGTATTAAGTGAAGATCTACTACAG GTGGAGAAGCGCCTGGATTTGGTAAAGCAGGTCTCCCACAGCACACATAAGAAGCTCACAGCCTGCCTGCAGGGACAGCAAGGGGCTGATGTGGAGAAGAGATCAGTCAAATCACCTTCG AAAAAGTTGCCCCTGACCACACTGGCTCAGTGTATGGTAGAGGGAGCTGCGGTATTAGGGGATGATTCCCTGCTGGG TAAGATGCTGAAGCTATGTGGAGAAACAGAAGAGAAGCTGGCCCAGGAGCTCATTGTCTTTGAGCTCCAAATGGAGAGAGATGTCGTCGAACCTCTCTATGTTTTGGCCGAG GTGGATATTCCCAACATTCAGAAACAGAGGAAGCATCTAGCCAAGCTTGTTTTGGACATGGATTCGGCACGAACAAG ATGGCAGCAGTCATGCAAGTCCTCCAGTCACCCCAGCAATCTTACCCCAGGAGGGGCCAAAGCCGATGCGCTCCGAGAGGAGATGGAAGAGACAGCCAATCGCATGGAGATCTGCAGG GATCAGTTGTCAGCAGATATGTACAACTTTGTGGCCAAAGAAATAGACTATGCAAACACCTTTCAGACG CTTATAGAGATTCAAGCAGAGTATCACAAGAAGTCTCTGGAGATTCTGCAGAGTGTGCTGCCACAGATCAAAGCTCACCAGG AGGCTTGGATAGAAAAGCCATCTTATGGCAAGCCTTTAGAGGAGCATCTGACCCTCAGTGGCAGAGAGATAGCCTTTCCCATTGAAGCATGTGTCACCATGCTGCTGGAATGCGGAATGCAAGAGGAG GGTTTGTTTCGTGTGGCCCCTTCAGCATCCAAGCTGAAGAAGCTAAAAGCATCTCTGGATTGCGGCGTTCTGGATGTGCAGGAGTATTCTGCAGATCCACATGCTATAGCGG GAGCTCTAAAGTCATATCTCCGCGAACTTCCCGAACCTATAATGACCTCTCAACTCTATGATGAGTGGATTCAGGCTTCGAA CATTCAAGATATGGACAAGAGACTCCAAACCCTCCTGGCTGCATGTGAGAAACTTCCAATAGCCAATTTAAACAACTTTAG ATACTTGATTAAATTCCTGTACAAGCTTACAGAGTTCCAGGATGCCAACAAAATGACTCCTGGTAACATTGCAATAGTGTTGGGACCCAATTTGCTTTGGACGCATTCTGAAGC GAACATGACAGAAATGATGACTACAGTGTCTCTGCAAATCGTTGGGATTATTGAACCGATCATCCAGCATGCTGACTGGTTCTTTCCAGGG GATATTGAGTTCAATCTGACAGGCAGCTACGGTAGCCCCATCCACACCAACCACAACTCTAACTACAGCTCCATGCCCTCGCCAGACATGGACCAATCAGATCGTAAGCAGTCACACGATCAAGGCCGACGCCCCCTCAGTGTTGCCACTGACAACATGATGCTGGAGTTCTACAAAAAAGATGG CATTAGGAAAATACAAAG TATGGGAGTTAGAGTGATGGACACATCCTGGGTGAAGGGGAAAGGTGCATCCACACTTGTTAGAAAAGCCTCGTCCACCCCTCCTAGTGCCCAGCCGCCTGGATCTCCTGCTGACACACTAATAACTGAGCAGCCTGGAGAGCTGAACACATCCCCCATTCCCACCCCTCCTCCGGTAGACAGGGCTAG CTCCAACGAGGTGTCACCCCACCGTCCGGACCCCTCTCATGCCCATGCGCCCCACGGGGAGGAGCGGCCGCCCCCTCCTTACccttcctcctccaccacctcccATGCCCCTCACCACTTCTATCCCAAACCCCCTCCCTGTGCACGGCCAGTGGCCCCAGGGCCTGAGTCACAGCCCCCTGATTCCCCCCCTTCCCAATTACGCTGGTCCGGCTATGGCCCTCCTCAACCCCAGGCACCCACttcttcctcatcttcctcttcttcctcttcttctcttgaCATTAACTCCAATCCCAAGCCCAGCTGCCTGCACTTTCCCAAACATGGCCCAGCATGTGAGCTTCCAGACGTGAACACCTCCCCTCTATACGTTAAAACACCCCTCATTTTGACCCGCAACGAGGTGGCCCTTGGAAATCCCCCTAGCCTTCCCACATCTGGCCCCCCTCCATGGGCTGCCTGTCCATGTGCCCGCGAACGAGGACCCCCCAGGCTGTCTAG CACTATGAAGAGCAAGGAGCTCTCACCTGTGATTGGCCATAAGGCCATGCAGGCAGCAGGACAGCCAGCACCTCCTGTCGGTCAACAAAGCAACAGCCAATCACCACACTCAGCTGAGCACAGCCCCCACACTCTGCAtagag CCTCGAAGAAGCTGGCCCCTGTGCCACCCAAGGTTCCTTACGGCCAGTCAGGGGCGATGTCCGACCAGTCCACAG ATCTCTTCAGTTTGGAAATCCCCTCCATCAATGTCAATCTGGACAGCCTGCTCGACGAGTTCAGGGTGGGGGTGCCGTGCCGGAGCTCCCTGGCCGTGGCTGACTCTCCTGAGGGGGAACGCATGATTGAGGAGGAGTCACAGAGCACCACGCTGTAA
- the arhgap44a gene encoding rho GTPase-activating protein 44 isoform X5 translates to MKKQFNRMRQLANQTVGRAEKTEVLSEDLLQVEKRLDLVKQVSHSTHKKLTACLQGQQGADVEKRSVKSPSKKLPLTTLAQCMVEGAAVLGDDSLLGKMLKLCGETEEKLAQELIVFELQMERDVVEPLYVLAEVDIPNIQKQRKHLAKLVLDMDSARTRWQQSCKSSSHPSNLTPGGAKADALREEMEETANRMEICRDQLSADMYNFVAKEIDYANTFQTLIEIQAEYHKKSLEILQSVLPQIKAHQEAWIEKPSYGKPLEEHLTLSGREIAFPIEACVTMLLECGMQEEGLFRVAPSASKLKKLKASLDCGVLDVQEYSADPHAIAGALKSYLRELPEPIMTSQLYDEWIQASNIQDMDKRLQTLLAACEKLPIANLNNFRYLIKFLYKLTEFQDANKMTPGNIAIVLGPNLLWTHSEANMTEMMTTVSLQIVGIIEPIIQHADWFFPGDIEFNLTGSYGSPIHTNHNSNYSSMPSPDMDQSDRKQSHDQGRRPLSVATDNMMLEFYKKDGIRKIQSMGVRVMDTSWVKGKGASTLVRKASSTPPSAQPPGSPADTLITEQPGELNTSPIPTPPPVDRASSNEVSPHRPDPSHAHAPHGEERPPPPYPSSSTTSHAPHHFYPKPPPCARPVAPGPESQPPDSPPSQLRWSGYGPPQPQAPTSSSSSSSSSSSLDINSNPKPSCLHFPKHGPACELPDVNTSPLYVKTPLILTRNEVALGNPPSLPTSGPPPWAACPCARERGPPRLSSTMKSKELSPVIGHKAMQAAGQPAPPVGQQSNSQSPHSAEHSPHTLHRASKKLAPVPPKVPYGQSGAMSDQSTADLFSLEIPSINVNLDSLLDEFRVGVPCRSSLAVADSPEGERMIEEESQSTTL, encoded by the exons GGCAGAAAAAACTGAAGTATTAAGTGAAGATCTACTACAG GTGGAGAAGCGCCTGGATTTGGTAAAGCAGGTCTCCCACAGCACACATAAGAAGCTCACAGCCTGCCTGCAGGGACAGCAAGGGGCTGATGTGGAGAAGAGATCAGTCAAATCACCTTCG AAAAAGTTGCCCCTGACCACACTGGCTCAGTGTATGGTAGAGGGAGCTGCGGTATTAGGGGATGATTCCCTGCTGGG TAAGATGCTGAAGCTATGTGGAGAAACAGAAGAGAAGCTGGCCCAGGAGCTCATTGTCTTTGAGCTCCAAATGGAGAGAGATGTCGTCGAACCTCTCTATGTTTTGGCCGAG GTGGATATTCCCAACATTCAGAAACAGAGGAAGCATCTAGCCAAGCTTGTTTTGGACATGGATTCGGCACGAACAAG ATGGCAGCAGTCATGCAAGTCCTCCAGTCACCCCAGCAATCTTACCCCAGGAGGGGCCAAAGCCGATGCGCTCCGAGAGGAGATGGAAGAGACAGCCAATCGCATGGAGATCTGCAGG GATCAGTTGTCAGCAGATATGTACAACTTTGTGGCCAAAGAAATAGACTATGCAAACACCTTTCAGACG CTTATAGAGATTCAAGCAGAGTATCACAAGAAGTCTCTGGAGATTCTGCAGAGTGTGCTGCCACAGATCAAAGCTCACCAGG AGGCTTGGATAGAAAAGCCATCTTATGGCAAGCCTTTAGAGGAGCATCTGACCCTCAGTGGCAGAGAGATAGCCTTTCCCATTGAAGCATGTGTCACCATGCTGCTGGAATGCGGAATGCAAGAGGAG GGTTTGTTTCGTGTGGCCCCTTCAGCATCCAAGCTGAAGAAGCTAAAAGCATCTCTGGATTGCGGCGTTCTGGATGTGCAGGAGTATTCTGCAGATCCACATGCTATAGCGG GAGCTCTAAAGTCATATCTCCGCGAACTTCCCGAACCTATAATGACCTCTCAACTCTATGATGAGTGGATTCAGGCTTCGAA CATTCAAGATATGGACAAGAGACTCCAAACCCTCCTGGCTGCATGTGAGAAACTTCCAATAGCCAATTTAAACAACTTTAG ATACTTGATTAAATTCCTGTACAAGCTTACAGAGTTCCAGGATGCCAACAAAATGACTCCTGGTAACATTGCAATAGTGTTGGGACCCAATTTGCTTTGGACGCATTCTGAAGC GAACATGACAGAAATGATGACTACAGTGTCTCTGCAAATCGTTGGGATTATTGAACCGATCATCCAGCATGCTGACTGGTTCTTTCCAGGG GATATTGAGTTCAATCTGACAGGCAGCTACGGTAGCCCCATCCACACCAACCACAACTCTAACTACAGCTCCATGCCCTCGCCAGACATGGACCAATCAGATCGTAAGCAGTCACACGATCAAGGCCGACGCCCCCTCAGTGTTGCCACTGACAACATGATGCTGGAGTTCTACAAAAAAGATGG CATTAGGAAAATACAAAG TATGGGAGTTAGAGTGATGGACACATCCTGGGTGAAGGGGAAAGGTGCATCCACACTTGTTAGAAAAGCCTCGTCCACCCCTCCTAGTGCCCAGCCGCCTGGATCTCCTGCTGACACACTAATAACTGAGCAGCCTGGAGAGCTGAACACATCCCCCATTCCCACCCCTCCTCCGGTAGACAGGGCTAG CTCCAACGAGGTGTCACCCCACCGTCCGGACCCCTCTCATGCCCATGCGCCCCACGGGGAGGAGCGGCCGCCCCCTCCTTACccttcctcctccaccacctcccATGCCCCTCACCACTTCTATCCCAAACCCCCTCCCTGTGCACGGCCAGTGGCCCCAGGGCCTGAGTCACAGCCCCCTGATTCCCCCCCTTCCCAATTACGCTGGTCCGGCTATGGCCCTCCTCAACCCCAGGCACCCACttcttcctcatcttcctcttcttcctcttcttctcttgaCATTAACTCCAATCCCAAGCCCAGCTGCCTGCACTTTCCCAAACATGGCCCAGCATGTGAGCTTCCAGACGTGAACACCTCCCCTCTATACGTTAAAACACCCCTCATTTTGACCCGCAACGAGGTGGCCCTTGGAAATCCCCCTAGCCTTCCCACATCTGGCCCCCCTCCATGGGCTGCCTGTCCATGTGCCCGCGAACGAGGACCCCCCAGGCTGTCTAG CACTATGAAGAGCAAGGAGCTCTCACCTGTGATTGGCCATAAGGCCATGCAGGCAGCAGGACAGCCAGCACCTCCTGTCGGTCAACAAAGCAACAGCCAATCACCACACTCAGCTGAGCACAGCCCCCACACTCTGCAtagag CCTCGAAGAAGCTGGCCCCTGTGCCACCCAAGGTTCCTTACGGCCAGTCAGGGGCGATGTCCGACCAGTCCACAG CAGATCTCTTCAGTTTGGAAATCCCCTCCATCAATGTCAATCTGGACAGCCTGCTCGACGAGTTCAGGGTGGGGGTGCCGTGCCGGAGCTCCCTGGCCGTGGCTGACTCTCCTGAGGGGGAACGCATGATTGAGGAGGAGTCACAGAGCACCACGCTGTAA
- the arhgap44a gene encoding rho GTPase-activating protein 44 isoform X10 produces MKKQFNRMRQLANQTVGRAEKTEVLSEDLLQVEKRLDLVKQVSHSTHKKLTACLQGQQGADVEKRSVKSPSKKLPLTTLAQCMVEGAAVLGDDSLLGKMLKLCGETEEKLAQELIVFELQMERDVVEPLYVLAEVDIPNIQKQRKHLAKLVLDMDSARTRWQQSCKSSSHPSNLTPGGAKADALREEMEETANRMEICRDQLSADMYNFVAKEIDYANTFQTLIEIQAEYHKKSLEILQSVLPQIKAHQEAWIEKPSYGKPLEEHLTLSGREIAFPIEACVTMLLECGMQEEGLFRVAPSASKLKKLKASLDCGVLDVQEYSADPHAIAGALKSYLRELPEPIMTSQLYDEWIQASNIQDMDKRLQTLLAACEKLPIANLNNFRYLIKFLYKLTEFQDANKMTPGNIAIVLGPNLLWTHSEANMTEMMTTVSLQIVGIIEPIIQHADWFFPGDIEFNLTGSYGSPIHTNHNSNYSSMPSPDMDQSDRKQSHDQGRRPLSVATDNMMLEFYKKDGMGVRVMDTSWVKGKGASTLVRKASSTPPSAQPPGSPADTLITEQPGELNTSPIPTPPPVDRASSNEVSPHRPDPSHAHAPHGEERPPPPYPSSSTTSHAPHHFYPKPPPCARPVAPGPESQPPDSPPSQLRWSGYGPPQPQAPTSSSSSSSSSSSLDINSNPKPSCLHFPKHGPACELPDVNTSPLYVKTPLILTRNEVALGNPPSLPTSGPPPWAACPCARERGPPRLSSTMKSKELSPVIGHKAMQAAGQPAPPVGQQSNSQSPHSAEHSPHTLHRASKKLAPVPPKVPYGQSGAMSDQSTGQPSPVSLSPTPPSTPSPYGLGCAPGHVPPTSPGQGPLGTSHSLLSSPPSLTGTLNKSRPAPKPRQRPSLPPPQPPTIPPSVPQPMEQGLLDGLSPGESMSTDLFSLEIPSINVNLDSLLDEFRVGVPCRSSLAVADSPEGERMIEEESQSTTL; encoded by the exons GGCAGAAAAAACTGAAGTATTAAGTGAAGATCTACTACAG GTGGAGAAGCGCCTGGATTTGGTAAAGCAGGTCTCCCACAGCACACATAAGAAGCTCACAGCCTGCCTGCAGGGACAGCAAGGGGCTGATGTGGAGAAGAGATCAGTCAAATCACCTTCG AAAAAGTTGCCCCTGACCACACTGGCTCAGTGTATGGTAGAGGGAGCTGCGGTATTAGGGGATGATTCCCTGCTGGG TAAGATGCTGAAGCTATGTGGAGAAACAGAAGAGAAGCTGGCCCAGGAGCTCATTGTCTTTGAGCTCCAAATGGAGAGAGATGTCGTCGAACCTCTCTATGTTTTGGCCGAG GTGGATATTCCCAACATTCAGAAACAGAGGAAGCATCTAGCCAAGCTTGTTTTGGACATGGATTCGGCACGAACAAG ATGGCAGCAGTCATGCAAGTCCTCCAGTCACCCCAGCAATCTTACCCCAGGAGGGGCCAAAGCCGATGCGCTCCGAGAGGAGATGGAAGAGACAGCCAATCGCATGGAGATCTGCAGG GATCAGTTGTCAGCAGATATGTACAACTTTGTGGCCAAAGAAATAGACTATGCAAACACCTTTCAGACG CTTATAGAGATTCAAGCAGAGTATCACAAGAAGTCTCTGGAGATTCTGCAGAGTGTGCTGCCACAGATCAAAGCTCACCAGG AGGCTTGGATAGAAAAGCCATCTTATGGCAAGCCTTTAGAGGAGCATCTGACCCTCAGTGGCAGAGAGATAGCCTTTCCCATTGAAGCATGTGTCACCATGCTGCTGGAATGCGGAATGCAAGAGGAG GGTTTGTTTCGTGTGGCCCCTTCAGCATCCAAGCTGAAGAAGCTAAAAGCATCTCTGGATTGCGGCGTTCTGGATGTGCAGGAGTATTCTGCAGATCCACATGCTATAGCGG GAGCTCTAAAGTCATATCTCCGCGAACTTCCCGAACCTATAATGACCTCTCAACTCTATGATGAGTGGATTCAGGCTTCGAA CATTCAAGATATGGACAAGAGACTCCAAACCCTCCTGGCTGCATGTGAGAAACTTCCAATAGCCAATTTAAACAACTTTAG ATACTTGATTAAATTCCTGTACAAGCTTACAGAGTTCCAGGATGCCAACAAAATGACTCCTGGTAACATTGCAATAGTGTTGGGACCCAATTTGCTTTGGACGCATTCTGAAGC GAACATGACAGAAATGATGACTACAGTGTCTCTGCAAATCGTTGGGATTATTGAACCGATCATCCAGCATGCTGACTGGTTCTTTCCAGGG GATATTGAGTTCAATCTGACAGGCAGCTACGGTAGCCCCATCCACACCAACCACAACTCTAACTACAGCTCCATGCCCTCGCCAGACATGGACCAATCAGATCGTAAGCAGTCACACGATCAAGGCCGACGCCCCCTCAGTGTTGCCACTGACAACATGATGCTGGAGTTCTACAAAAAAGATGG TATGGGAGTTAGAGTGATGGACACATCCTGGGTGAAGGGGAAAGGTGCATCCACACTTGTTAGAAAAGCCTCGTCCACCCCTCCTAGTGCCCAGCCGCCTGGATCTCCTGCTGACACACTAATAACTGAGCAGCCTGGAGAGCTGAACACATCCCCCATTCCCACCCCTCCTCCGGTAGACAGGGCTAG CTCCAACGAGGTGTCACCCCACCGTCCGGACCCCTCTCATGCCCATGCGCCCCACGGGGAGGAGCGGCCGCCCCCTCCTTACccttcctcctccaccacctcccATGCCCCTCACCACTTCTATCCCAAACCCCCTCCCTGTGCACGGCCAGTGGCCCCAGGGCCTGAGTCACAGCCCCCTGATTCCCCCCCTTCCCAATTACGCTGGTCCGGCTATGGCCCTCCTCAACCCCAGGCACCCACttcttcctcatcttcctcttcttcctcttcttctcttgaCATTAACTCCAATCCCAAGCCCAGCTGCCTGCACTTTCCCAAACATGGCCCAGCATGTGAGCTTCCAGACGTGAACACCTCCCCTCTATACGTTAAAACACCCCTCATTTTGACCCGCAACGAGGTGGCCCTTGGAAATCCCCCTAGCCTTCCCACATCTGGCCCCCCTCCATGGGCTGCCTGTCCATGTGCCCGCGAACGAGGACCCCCCAGGCTGTCTAG CACTATGAAGAGCAAGGAGCTCTCACCTGTGATTGGCCATAAGGCCATGCAGGCAGCAGGACAGCCAGCACCTCCTGTCGGTCAACAAAGCAACAGCCAATCACCACACTCAGCTGAGCACAGCCCCCACACTCTGCAtagag CCTCGAAGAAGCTGGCCCCTGTGCCACCCAAGGTTCCTTACGGCCAGTCAGGGGCGATGTCCGACCAGTCCACAGGTCAGCCGTCCCCGGTCAGCCTGTCCCCTACTCCCCCAAGCACCCCGTCCCCATATGGCCTGGGCTGTGCCCCGGGGCATGTGCCCCCTACCTCTCCTGGGCAGGGCCCGCTAGGCACATCCCACTCTCTCCTGTCCTCTCCCCCATCTCTGACTGGCACACTCAACAAGTCGCGGCCCGCCCCCAAACCGCGACAAAGACCAAGTCTGCCCCCTCCACAGCCACCCACTATCCCCCCCAGTGTCCCCCAGCCAATGGAACAGGGCCTGCTGGACGGATTGTCCCCCGGGGAGAGCATGTCCACAG ATCTCTTCAGTTTGGAAATCCCCTCCATCAATGTCAATCTGGACAGCCTGCTCGACGAGTTCAGGGTGGGGGTGCCGTGCCGGAGCTCCCTGGCCGTGGCTGACTCTCCTGAGGGGGAACGCATGATTGAGGAGGAGTCACAGAGCACCACGCTGTAA
- the arhgap44a gene encoding rho GTPase-activating protein 44 isoform X1, with the protein MKKQFNRMRQLANQTVGRAEKTEVLSEDLLQVEKRLDLVKQVSHSTHKKLTACLQGQQGADVEKRSVKSPSKKLPLTTLAQCMVEGAAVLGDDSLLGKMLKLCGETEEKLAQELIVFELQMERDVVEPLYVLAEVDIPNIQKQRKHLAKLVLDMDSARTRWQQSCKSSSHPSNLTPGGAKADALREEMEETANRMEICRDQLSADMYNFVAKEIDYANTFQTLIEIQAEYHKKSLEILQSVLPQIKAHQEAWIEKPSYGKPLEEHLTLSGREIAFPIEACVTMLLECGMQEEGLFRVAPSASKLKKLKASLDCGVLDVQEYSADPHAIAGALKSYLRELPEPIMTSQLYDEWIQASNIQDMDKRLQTLLAACEKLPIANLNNFRYLIKFLYKLTEFQDANKMTPGNIAIVLGPNLLWTHSEANMTEMMTTVSLQIVGIIEPIIQHADWFFPGDIEFNLTGSYGSPIHTNHNSNYSSMPSPDMDQSDRKQSHDQGRRPLSVATDNMMLEFYKKDGIRKIQSMGVRVMDTSWVKGKGASTLVRKASSTPPSAQPPGSPADTLITEQPGELNTSPIPTPPPVDRASSNEVSPHRPDPSHAHAPHGEERPPPPYPSSSTTSHAPHHFYPKPPPCARPVAPGPESQPPDSPPSQLRWSGYGPPQPQAPTSSSSSSSSSSSLDINSNPKPSCLHFPKHGPACELPDVNTSPLYVKTPLILTRNEVALGNPPSLPTSGPPPWAACPCARERGPPRLSSTMKSKELSPVIGHKAMQAAGQPAPPVGQQSNSQSPHSAEHSPHTLHRASKKLAPVPPKVPYGQSGAMSDQSTGQPSPVSLSPTPPSTPSPYGLGCAPGHVPPTSPGQGPLGTSHSLLSSPPSLTGTLNKSRPAPKPRQRPSLPPPQPPTIPPSVPQPMEQGLLDGLSPGESMSTADLFSLEIPSINVNLDSLLDEFRVGVPCRSSLAVADSPEGERMIEEESQSTTL; encoded by the exons GGCAGAAAAAACTGAAGTATTAAGTGAAGATCTACTACAG GTGGAGAAGCGCCTGGATTTGGTAAAGCAGGTCTCCCACAGCACACATAAGAAGCTCACAGCCTGCCTGCAGGGACAGCAAGGGGCTGATGTGGAGAAGAGATCAGTCAAATCACCTTCG AAAAAGTTGCCCCTGACCACACTGGCTCAGTGTATGGTAGAGGGAGCTGCGGTATTAGGGGATGATTCCCTGCTGGG TAAGATGCTGAAGCTATGTGGAGAAACAGAAGAGAAGCTGGCCCAGGAGCTCATTGTCTTTGAGCTCCAAATGGAGAGAGATGTCGTCGAACCTCTCTATGTTTTGGCCGAG GTGGATATTCCCAACATTCAGAAACAGAGGAAGCATCTAGCCAAGCTTGTTTTGGACATGGATTCGGCACGAACAAG ATGGCAGCAGTCATGCAAGTCCTCCAGTCACCCCAGCAATCTTACCCCAGGAGGGGCCAAAGCCGATGCGCTCCGAGAGGAGATGGAAGAGACAGCCAATCGCATGGAGATCTGCAGG GATCAGTTGTCAGCAGATATGTACAACTTTGTGGCCAAAGAAATAGACTATGCAAACACCTTTCAGACG CTTATAGAGATTCAAGCAGAGTATCACAAGAAGTCTCTGGAGATTCTGCAGAGTGTGCTGCCACAGATCAAAGCTCACCAGG AGGCTTGGATAGAAAAGCCATCTTATGGCAAGCCTTTAGAGGAGCATCTGACCCTCAGTGGCAGAGAGATAGCCTTTCCCATTGAAGCATGTGTCACCATGCTGCTGGAATGCGGAATGCAAGAGGAG GGTTTGTTTCGTGTGGCCCCTTCAGCATCCAAGCTGAAGAAGCTAAAAGCATCTCTGGATTGCGGCGTTCTGGATGTGCAGGAGTATTCTGCAGATCCACATGCTATAGCGG GAGCTCTAAAGTCATATCTCCGCGAACTTCCCGAACCTATAATGACCTCTCAACTCTATGATGAGTGGATTCAGGCTTCGAA CATTCAAGATATGGACAAGAGACTCCAAACCCTCCTGGCTGCATGTGAGAAACTTCCAATAGCCAATTTAAACAACTTTAG ATACTTGATTAAATTCCTGTACAAGCTTACAGAGTTCCAGGATGCCAACAAAATGACTCCTGGTAACATTGCAATAGTGTTGGGACCCAATTTGCTTTGGACGCATTCTGAAGC GAACATGACAGAAATGATGACTACAGTGTCTCTGCAAATCGTTGGGATTATTGAACCGATCATCCAGCATGCTGACTGGTTCTTTCCAGGG GATATTGAGTTCAATCTGACAGGCAGCTACGGTAGCCCCATCCACACCAACCACAACTCTAACTACAGCTCCATGCCCTCGCCAGACATGGACCAATCAGATCGTAAGCAGTCACACGATCAAGGCCGACGCCCCCTCAGTGTTGCCACTGACAACATGATGCTGGAGTTCTACAAAAAAGATGG CATTAGGAAAATACAAAG TATGGGAGTTAGAGTGATGGACACATCCTGGGTGAAGGGGAAAGGTGCATCCACACTTGTTAGAAAAGCCTCGTCCACCCCTCCTAGTGCCCAGCCGCCTGGATCTCCTGCTGACACACTAATAACTGAGCAGCCTGGAGAGCTGAACACATCCCCCATTCCCACCCCTCCTCCGGTAGACAGGGCTAG CTCCAACGAGGTGTCACCCCACCGTCCGGACCCCTCTCATGCCCATGCGCCCCACGGGGAGGAGCGGCCGCCCCCTCCTTACccttcctcctccaccacctcccATGCCCCTCACCACTTCTATCCCAAACCCCCTCCCTGTGCACGGCCAGTGGCCCCAGGGCCTGAGTCACAGCCCCCTGATTCCCCCCCTTCCCAATTACGCTGGTCCGGCTATGGCCCTCCTCAACCCCAGGCACCCACttcttcctcatcttcctcttcttcctcttcttctcttgaCATTAACTCCAATCCCAAGCCCAGCTGCCTGCACTTTCCCAAACATGGCCCAGCATGTGAGCTTCCAGACGTGAACACCTCCCCTCTATACGTTAAAACACCCCTCATTTTGACCCGCAACGAGGTGGCCCTTGGAAATCCCCCTAGCCTTCCCACATCTGGCCCCCCTCCATGGGCTGCCTGTCCATGTGCCCGCGAACGAGGACCCCCCAGGCTGTCTAG CACTATGAAGAGCAAGGAGCTCTCACCTGTGATTGGCCATAAGGCCATGCAGGCAGCAGGACAGCCAGCACCTCCTGTCGGTCAACAAAGCAACAGCCAATCACCACACTCAGCTGAGCACAGCCCCCACACTCTGCAtagag CCTCGAAGAAGCTGGCCCCTGTGCCACCCAAGGTTCCTTACGGCCAGTCAGGGGCGATGTCCGACCAGTCCACAGGTCAGCCGTCCCCGGTCAGCCTGTCCCCTACTCCCCCAAGCACCCCGTCCCCATATGGCCTGGGCTGTGCCCCGGGGCATGTGCCCCCTACCTCTCCTGGGCAGGGCCCGCTAGGCACATCCCACTCTCTCCTGTCCTCTCCCCCATCTCTGACTGGCACACTCAACAAGTCGCGGCCCGCCCCCAAACCGCGACAAAGACCAAGTCTGCCCCCTCCACAGCCACCCACTATCCCCCCCAGTGTCCCCCAGCCAATGGAACAGGGCCTGCTGGACGGATTGTCCCCCGGGGAGAGCATGTCCACAG CAGATCTCTTCAGTTTGGAAATCCCCTCCATCAATGTCAATCTGGACAGCCTGCTCGACGAGTTCAGGGTGGGGGTGCCGTGCCGGAGCTCCCTGGCCGTGGCTGACTCTCCTGAGGGGGAACGCATGATTGAGGAGGAGTCACAGAGCACCACGCTGTAA